The genomic stretch ATCCGGCTCTCGGGCAATACGCAGACCGTTGGTATTCAATTGAATGAAGGGAAAACCCTTGGCCTTTCCTATTCGGATCAGATCAAACAAGTCGTCCCGTACGGTGGGCTCTCCCCCGGAAAGCTGGACATTGCAGAAGCCGGAAACATCCCTGACCCGATCGAACAGTCGACCAATTTCCTCTTGCGTCGGATCAGGCGGAGCGGTCTTGCCCGAAGAGGCGAAACAGACAGGACAGCCAAAATTGCAGCGCCATGTCACCTCCATGACAGCAGTACAGGTATGCTGCCTATGGGCATCACACAGGCCACAATCAAGCGGACACCCCTGATCCACAGCAGTGAGCGGTTGACGTGGCATAGATGGAACCTTGGGTCGTTTCCATTGGTGAAAATCCGGCTGGCCTCGCCAGACGATCACGCGAAACTCCCCGTGTTGCAGGCATTGTTTTATCAAAAAAGTCTCATCACCAATGGTTTCATGATGAGCCGAAACAGGTCGCAAACAGACCGGGCAAAGACTTCGGGGAACGGTACTCATCCCTAGCCGCGCCCTTCTGCCGGATCAAATCCGTTGTCTACCAGTATCTCCCGAACCTGCGCATACGTGGTTGAGAGCAAACTGCTACATCGCTGTGCATCCGGCTGACCACATTGACCATCGAGGATATCGCCACAGGTCATACCACCGTATTCCCGGGTGGTAGCCACGAACCAGTCGCGTAGCTGTTCCAGCATCAGCGGCAACCGCTCGTCCTTATCCTCCACATCCTCTCCCTTGCCCGCGTACAATCCGAACACGAGGGATGCTCCAGTGAAAACACCACACAGACCGGAACAATCACCCAGCCCATCGCACAACCCTGCTGCCGCACGAACCGTATCGGGACTCTCGCGCCCCATCTCTTCCAGAGCAAGCAGGACCATGATCTGACTACAGCAGAACCCCTTGCCTGCAAGC from Pseudodesulfovibrio profundus encodes the following:
- a CDS encoding DVU_1555 family C-GCAxxG-C-C protein — encoded protein: MFDEMGLRMMELAGKGFCCSQIMVLLALEEMGRESPDTVRAAAGLCDGLGDCSGLCGVFTGASLVFGLYAGKGEDVEDKDERLPLMLEQLRDWFVATTREYGGMTCGDILDGQCGQPDAQRCSSLLSTTYAQVREILVDNGFDPAEGRG